ATTATAATCCCATTTGATCGACATTTCCTTACAAAAAGACAGATTTACGCTATTATTTAATACACTGGCCATTTCATAGACCATCCCCGAAGGATCCTTAGAGGATCCCTATAGTGTCCCTAGAGGATCAATCACTGAAAAACGGCGTATTTTGCAATTGTAAGAGTAGCAAAATGTCAAAAGCGCATCTTACATTCTGCGACGTAATATCACCTAAATCCGGAAAATCAGGCTCTATAACGGTTTGTATGGGTGGTATTTCTAAGATAGCTAAATCTAAGAAAATTCTAAGCCACGAATTTACGAATAAGAAAGTATCTTTTCTTTTCCATTTTTGGAAAAGAATTTGTGATATTCGGTTTTATTTATTCATGATCTCAGCAAGTTAGCCTCTCTATATTCATTCGTGGATTGACTGCGTCGAACTACGTTTCGTGGCTTGCTATTTTGATTTATGTCCTGTTTCTCAGAATAATCACACGAAGTTTAGGAAAATATTTTTCCTAATTAATAGAGTTACCCACACCATTCTTTATAAAGCCGAAAACCACCTCCCTCATCCACTAAATACTTTCAGGAATCATCACAAAACACTCGATTTTCAAGGCCCTTCAGCAAGCGCTTTCAATTCATCATAAAAGCGCACCTCAATGTTACAAATTACCACCATCCATACCCCCAAATAAACAATTCAAAACAACCTATCTCTTTTCGCACTAACTTCAGCACTGGAGTTACACTGGAGTTGCACTGGAGGAACAGCGGAGCTGTAGCGGAGGATAGTCTGAGAAAGGCCGAATCTGGCTATTTTGTAGCTTATTCGATAGATACCGGAAACACCTTAGTTGGTTAGCAACCGACAACCTCAAACACAAAGCCATCCTGATGGTCGTCTATCCAGTCGGTGTGTGCCGCTAGCGTCCAGCGGCTTCAGGCCGCTTGACGCGTAATTCATATTTCCAATTTACAACATCAATTCCATCCTATTACTGAATTGAATATTTCTAGTAAAGCAGTTAGCAGTTACGACAATACATGAAATTAATCTACTAAGGGATTAACTGATTTAAGAGATGAACTTTCGAGTGTCGCGTCCCGATAGCGATTTAACCGCGATAATATTCGATGATAATCAGCGGTTAAAAACCGCTGCACCCGAAAGGGACTGCTGTTATTGAGGATAAACCTGACAGGTTTGATACACCAGGGACACGTCTTTTTGCTTTATGAATGTGGTGAAGCAGATATAAATCGAAAAGGAATGGTTATTTTTGGGTCTCGATCGGAAAATCTGATATTTTGGTGTGGATTTTTCGGGCCATTTTTAAAAGAAAATAAAGCCGTGCTTTGATCTTTTGATGACGAAGACAAGAGCCTGTCGCCTAACAACTTACTGCGGATTGGATTTGTTAACAGAGGCCATTAGCAGACTACGGACGGAAACCATGCAGATACTTAGAAATATATTATTACAATGAATAAATCAACAATCATACTAGTGATGTCATTTTGGTATTTATCTATAATAAGCCAAACTCTCCCAGATAAAATAGTTATCATAAAAAACATATATCAGAATCAGTATTTTTCAAAGAATGAAGAAATATTCAAGTCAGATACCATAGTACTGTCCAATAAAAAGAAGATTAATAATCTATATACACAACTTGTCAGATTCGATAAAGAAGAACAATTACTAAACAGACTTGGAATTGATACTACTTTTACACAAAACAGTCCAGATAAATTATTGAAAGGATTTAATGACAATAATAAGAGTAAGTTCGATTGGAACCAGAAACAAAAGGAATTCATATTCAAAAAACTAACGGACATCAATGTTTACAAATCCGAATTAAATGAATATCTGTATAGGTATAACCTCTATAGCACTTATCACCATTTCCCGAAGTTTTTTAAGTCTCATCGAATTTCATATTGTGGGATGGGGACACCAATATATAACCGGGAATATTTGATTTTGCTTTACAACAAAAAAGACATATCTGATATTTTCACATCTCGCAAATGCCCCTCTGGCTTTAACACTCCATACAAAAACAGATCAAACAGAGCCACTTACGATTTTAAGATCGACTTGCTACTGAATAAACTTTTTAAGCAAAAGATCAATCTTGATAAACTTTTAAAAGGAGATGATTTACTCAAATACATTGTGAATCAGATTATAAGAAACAACACGAAAGAACTATATAAGTTAAGTGCATATTCATTCGAAAAAGAGATTTCAGAATTATCGACAGATTTCGATATAATTTCTTCCGAAGAAGTATATGGTAGAGGTCGGTACATTTGGGATGAGCCCAAGACGATAAAAGTTTCGCTCAAAAACAAATACATGTTACCAAATGTCTACCTGCAATTTTTGGATAGTAAATATGGTAGTACCCTCTATTCAAGAGATTCGATAAAAAAAGACTATAAAGAAATTATATCACGTGTTCAGGCTATATCTTTCATTACAAATTATCTAAAACAAGATTCAAGTGCCCGGCTTGATATATACTACTTCAATAATAGCGGAATAAACAAATACAATATAGAAGAAGTTAATAAAAAACCATCCGATTGGAAGAAGCAAGATGAATATATCGAAAGTTTAAAATGGTATACCACAAACAATATCAAGCCATCATTTGATTTAGAAAAAGCAATAAAGACTTCTGAAAGAATAAATTGTGGATGCAATTATAAACTCGATAGCGAGTTCATTAAGAAAGCAATATTTATTGAAATCACCAGTAAAAGGAATGCTAGTTCGATTTGGTTTTTATTACCAGATAATACTTTAATTCTTTATCATGTAAATTCATATAACATAGATGATGTAACTGTGTTGGATATAAGATTGAATAGTCTGGGGGACAGCTTTGAATTACCTTTTGCATGTTTACGATTTGACAAAAACGGGAAATTATTTGAGAAAAAATAAAACACTCTTGGGGCCCATCAAATAGGTAGATAAATGTGGCGGCTTTGATTTTCCGTAAACGAAGACTGAAGCCTGTCGCTGAACGACCTACAGCGGTTTAGGTTTGTTTTTTGTGGAAATTAGTAGGCAGCAAAAGAATTAAACAGAAAGAGAACACACAAAACATTATCAACAAATGACAGAGATCAATACAAGATCAGGAAAACCAATATCGTTAAGAGAAGTCATTCTAATCTTCAGAGAAAAACCAGTATGGACAATACCATTATTGGCTATCATAGCAATAAACATTGCCTTTGCATTGAGCACAGCTGATCTTTATGAAACGAATATTGAGGGAAGTATTACAACTGCGTTTTTTAGTCTTTGGTTTTTCTCTACCTCTTTAATTCTGGCGTGTGTCGTTTTATTACAAATGATGAAACAGGACAAAACCGAAGAAAATGAGAATCTGGTTCAAGCTTTATGGAGATTACTGAATGTAAGAACCATCTTATTTTTGCTTTTGTCACTGGGTTGGGTTATAATCAGTATTCCTCTATTGATCTTCGACTTTCTATTCAGTAATACTTATAGCAAGACTGAAGATTTAGATTTCACTCTTAAAGTGACTGCCATCAATGTTGCAAACGGACTTTCATCGATTAGTGATTTACCTTTAAGATTGAAAATAAGAGCTATAAGACAGATCCAGTTTATGATACTACCAGTATTAATCTGGGAAGAGAAAGGCTTATTTACCAGCTATAAAAGGAGCAAGTTTATTGTACGGAAACAGATAAGCGAAACCATCTTAAATCCGGACATAACCTATAGAATGTTGTTTTACGCACTGGCCCCTTCACTGGGTTTAGTTGTCCTGACGATTAAATACAAACTTGTAATTTCCACCTTGTCAGGTTGGCTCTCCCTGATTTATGCCGTTATATTAGTCTGTTTTATGTTTTATGCAGATCATATCTTAGTATTTGATAAGTATATGAGATTCACAGAAGAGAATCCCAGAACCTCAAATACTTAATCCTCCGTTCGGAGTAGCGTTCGATAACCGTAGTTTGGTCGGTTGGTCGGTTGGTCGTTAGGTAGTTGAGCGAAGACTCTGTCTTCGTTCGTGCTGGAAGCCAGCCTCCCGGCTGGCAAAATGAGCTACCATTGGCGCGGGTTTAGCGACAGAGCAGACCGATAAGAAAAGGAATGATTATTACAGCTATTTCCTTCCATTCGCTTAATTTTGCAGATGAAACGTAAATGATTCAAGTTACAATTCCTAATTATACAACAATGCAATAAGGATCACTATGAAAAAATCTATTTTTCATTTCTCTATTCTCCTGATAGGAGTCTTCGTGCTAAATACATTCTCATCAAATGCCTGTTCGGCTTTTATGTTAAAAGGAAAAGGCTATTGCACGATCGGATTTAATGAAAACTGGAAAACAATGCCCGGGATAGTCGTAGTCAATCCCAGGGGGATAGAAAAACAGAGTCTGAGTTGGAATTTTCTGACCGCTGAGATAGCTACTTCTGAAAAACGGATCAAATGGAAGTCTAAATATGGATCGGTTAGCTTCAACCTCCTTGGAATAGATATGCCCTGCTACGGAATGAATGAAAAAGGGCTTTTCATCGTGGAGCTTTATTTGGATAAAACTTTTTCGACCCCTGACAGCACCAAAGCATCTATGTTTTGGGCCCAATGGATACAATATCAGCTCGACCGTTATGCTTCTGTACCAGAGCTAATCGCCAATCTCGATAAGGCACCGGTGATCGATTGGTGGCCAACATTCCCCGGCAGTCATTTTTTTGTGAGCGATAAAAAGGGAAACACTGCTGCTTTAGAGATAATTGATGGCGTTTTTCGGGTATCAACAGCTAAGGCAATGCCAATTCCAGTGCTTTGCAATAAACCCTATCAGCAAGAATTGCAAAGTTTGAATAAATACCAGGCATTCGGAGGTGCAGAACCCTTCAATCTTTATTCCCGGAAATGGGATGATCGTTTTGAAAAAGCGGCCCACCTTTTGAAATCGTATGATAGCAGTAAGATGTCTCCTTTGACCTATTCGTGGAATTTACTCGATAGCGTGAAGCCCGGACAATGGCAATTTGTAGCCGATGTTCTCAATGAGGAGCTCTATTTTCGTTCCAATGTAGGTAAAGCAATCAAATGTTTGAAGCTTAATCAATGTGACTTCTCGAACAAATTGTCAATACTTTATTTGGATATTAATTCTATGTCAGAGGGTAATGTTCATTCGAATCTAATGCCTCTCACTGTTTCCCTTAATCGTAATTATGTGGAGCAAGGATTTCCAGTCGGGTATGAGAATGCTGCGTTTTATAAATCCCGGGGGTACGTGAATTTGAAACATGCAATAGATGAATACGTACGCCGAACATATCGGTTGAAAGAATAGAAATCATACTAACCGGGCGCCAATGTACTTGCCCCAAAATCATCCATAATAAATATGACTGTAAATCATTCATCGTTTACAAGAGACGAGAATAATAGCAATGTGTGGTTGTCTCAAAACAGCGACCAGGAATTTAAATACACCGATCAGGGTATTTCACCGATAGTACTTGAAAGTGAAGCAGAGGTAGGCAAGGCGATGTTAAATGAGCTGTACAGTACAGCGGCGGCCAAAGAAGGAGATATCAATATTGCCCTGCTTGGCGGAAGAGGAGCGCAGGAGTTGCACCGTTTGCTGGGAGAGATTGCAAAGGGCACCGAACAGGATGCGCTTCTTGCCCGGCTGAATGTCTTTACTCAGGATGCCCTTGCACCTATGGGGATGAAGAACGGGTTAAGTTTTGTGCGTGATTTTGAGCGCATACTGGGAGATGATTTCTTCAAAAAGATAAAAAGCTTCACTCCCATGCGTACGGATACGGAAGATATAGAGTCTTCGCTGATCGGGTATCTGACTAAACTGGAAGAGCTGGGCGGTTTGGATATATTCTTTATCGGACACGGTCCGGAACAAAACCAAGCATCACACCTGGCTTATATAAAACCTTTCTCCGGTGCACTGAATCACCATGTTGCAGGGATTATCCCGATTTCAAGCACCATACTGGAACACCACATCAACAAGTTTAAAGCGGGAGGCAGTATTATTAGTGAAAGTGATGAAAAGGAGTGCAGATCCGCTAAATACATCCTCACATTAGGGCCGGCTGCAATATTAGGAGCCAAAAAGATCGTTCAGTCTGTAGTTGATGCCGACTCTGCTCCTGCTAAGATTCAGACGTATGCCAACGTGCTTAACACCCGTATAAGTGCTGATAAAGAAGAGGCGATGCAGCAATTAAATGCCAATCCCGGCTTATGGATCAGGCTGCATACTAATACTAAGTCTTTTGTGTTGCCTAATTTAGGGGTGTAATTTGCAGCTACAAGCTGCTTGAATTTCCAGCACGAGGTACCGCTACGCTCAAACTCGCGCTAGTGGGGGAACTTCACTCCGATTAATCATTTCACATATAACGAGTTTCAATTAAACAGCTCATATGAAATTTACAGTAGAAATTGGCGAAATCGAGAAACAAGTAATTTTCTTTAGTTTCAATAAATTCTGGGGAAACCTTAAAATATCCGTCAATGGAAAGACAATAATAAGAGATCTAAGAACGGCTTCTGCTGATCTCGTAAAATCATACGAATTTAAAGTTGGAGTAAAGGAAATCCACAATATAAGAATTGAAAAGATTAGACCTTTACTTTTTGCGGGTCTACGAACAAATGACTACAAAGTTTACGTTGATGGAGAGCTTTATAAAGTATTTAAAGATTGAGTGATTGCCTCGCATATCACCGGATATGAAACCGTATAAGAATGATGTACCGTCGGGGCGTGATCTGCGATCCGCCCCTTTGTTATTATAAGCATTTGTAATACGAATAAAAATAGGTAATATATTAGCGTCATTGCTAAAATGCTTATTTCTATAGCGGAATAGTTTGTTGTCGGATTGTAAATCCTATTACTATTTAAAAGGTGGGATTGCAAATCCCACCGACGGTTCCACAACTTTCCACTGTTTATCCGGAGGAACTGGAGCTGCCTTTACGCACGAGGATGAAGAATTCTTCGAATTCTGAAACAGCTACAAGCTGTTTAGATTTCCAGCACGAGTTACCGCTACGCTCAAACTCGCGCTAGTGGAAGCAAACGATTTCGTATTCTGGTAGTCGGTTATCCCACTTCAAAAATAAGTGAATCCTGTCGGAATTACGTCATCACAGTAAAAGAGTGCGTGATCGCATACTTTTACTGCGTTCGCGTATAAAAAGCATGCGTGCATGCACCGAAAGTGTGCGATCACGCAGCCAAAGTGTGCGTGATCGCACGCCAAGTGTTAAACACCGCACACTTTCTGTGCGTGATCGCAGTAAAAGTGTTAAACATCGCACGGTTTTTGTGCATGATCGCATGCCGGGTGTGCGTGATCGCATGAAATGTGTGGAAATGGGCTGTTTATGGCTTCTCCTTCACACGAATTTGAAAAGTAACTTCTTGGCGCGGGTTTAGCGATAGTGAAAAAAGACAAAGGTCAGAAAGAACGAATCTTTCTGACCTTTGCTTTTTCATATCCTGAATCGGGAGAGGCTAACATCGTTGCCCGTAGGCATTAAAAACCAACCGTGCAACGAATAACCCAGCTAAACAATGCATAATCTGCATCGATTATTTTTAAATGCGACGAATATCAACCTTATTTACCGCAAAATATGCAACGAATAAAAGCTCTTTTTTGTGCGAGTTTGAAAAGTAACTCCTGGCGCTGGTTTTGCTATAGCGTACCCCGTGCCTAAAACTGAGACAGCTTGTAGCTGTCCTTTTCAAAAAGCTAAATGGGCTAAACTGAGCAAAATATATGATGCAGAATTCTTCGAATTCTAAAACAGCTACAAGCTGTTTAGATTTCCAGCACGAGTTCCCGCTGCGCTCAAACTCGCGCTAGTGGGAGGGTTATTATTTTTTCCGCCCCTATATCCCCTGAAGGGGACTTTTGCAGCAGCAAAAACAAGTAAAGCAGCACATTTATTGACCGACTTAACCAGAATACGGTGTTGTTTGCACTACTTCTCCCCTCCTGAAAGCTAACGGGATTGGGGCGGTTGGGAGGGCGCAATAGGCAGACCTCCCATAGAGCTCCGGAACGAATACGGCACAAGGACTCGGGAGTCATCATCAGTAGATAGGACGCAATGTGAGTAAAAAAAAACAGGCGCTTCCTTCAACGTAAGCGCCTGTTTTTCCATTTTCAAATAAATAAGACAAATAGAGAAAGGGTTGACTTTGAGAGGACATTGCCGGAGCAAAGCCATCCATCCTATTAGTGACGCATAAGATGCATCTCTTCACGGATATGTGCACAAGCCTGGTCAATTTCTTTCTTAAACTGTGCAAAGTCAATCTGCATTCCATGAATATAAGTGCTCCATCCGGAGGAATCCTTAGCAATGTGTACGGCATTTTCGATTTCAGCATCAGTGGCGCCATTTAGCTTGGCCATCTGAGTATGGAAATATGCACAAAACTGACATTTCATTGCTGCTGCAATGCCCAGACCGATTAGTTCACGATATTTTGCTGGAATAGCGGCATCTTCGATCTGAGTTTTCTTGAATAGTTGCCATTCAGTTTCCAGAACTGAATCAGGCAACGTCTTGAACATAGAGGGAACCACTCCCATCATGTGTTCAATCTCCTGATAAATTTTCTTGCGGCTCATGATCTTTGTTTTTAAAGTGAATAATCTGTATATCTGAATACAGTACATTAAAACAAATCACAAGCACCTATGTTCTTGCATTTCACATGTTTAACCCACCAAAACAGTAACACATACAGGTACCAATTAATTCATAGTACATAACGGAAAGACAGACTGTACACCTACTTTTAATACTCCCCGAACTATGTGTCTTGTTTTTAACCCTGCTTATTTTCTTCATCCGTGAGGAATATCCCTATCCAGACTGGCTAAAACCCAATATCTTGCTCTTTAAAGAATGCTGATACAGCAACAGATTGAAACCGCTTTTCTCTTTTATAAAGACTAATACATACCCTTCACACTCTTTTCACGAACATTGCCAGTAGGGTATTTGGAGATATATCAGTAGAGAATGGATTTTCTTTATTGATTTATAGCAGGATCTTACGGGTGGAGCGGTTTATTACGGTTTATTGAATGGATTAGTCGATTAGGTAAAACCGGGGAACGGGAAATAGAATGATCCGGAATTTAATCCCGGAAACAGGCTCTCACCCAATTAAAACCCGTATTCTACCAGAATTTACCTTTGTGTCAAAGCTGAAATTAGTAATTTCGTCAAGGGTCTATTATATTCTAGTTAAACAACACCATGACAAAACACATTCTGCTACTTCTCTTTGTACTATCTACAATGACACTGGCGGCTCAACAGCCTGTTCCCGTAAAACCACGTATCCTGATCAGCACAGATATCGGTGGCACCGATCCTGATGATAATCAGTCGATGGCTCATTTACTCATGTATAGCGACCGGTTTCATATCGAGGGGCTGGTCTCCTCCCCTTCCTATGGCAATGGAAGCACCAAGGAGATTCTGCGAATGATCGGGTTGTACGAAAAAGATCTACCGCAACTCCGGAAGCACCGGAATGGCCTGGCATCACCTGATTATCTGCGCTCTGTTACCCGGCAGGGACACCGGGGCAATGCACCCTACATCGGGTATGCCGAAGCATCAGAGGGTTCGGAGTGGATTATCCGCTGTGCCCGCAAAAAAAGCACACAACCTTTGTGGATATTGGGCTGGGGAGGTCTGGAGGATCTGGCCCAGGCACTACACGATGCTCCGGATATTCAAGATAAAATCAGGGTTTACTGGATCGGAGGTCCAAACAAGAAGTGGAGCGCAAACAGTTACGCCTATATTGCAGCGAACTTCCCCAACATTTGGTTTATTGAAGTCAACTCCTCCTATTACGGGTTCTTTTCCAATAATGATTCCCCTGACAGTATCAGGAGCACCAACTACTACGGCCATTGCATCCAGGCCAGAGGATATTTGGGAAAAGACTTCAAAAACTATTACAAGGGAGAAGTAAAGATGGGCGATACCCCTTCGTTGCTCTACATGATGGATGGCAATCCCTCTGACCCGACCCGTGAAAGCTGGGGCGGAAGCTTCGAAAAGTTCACCTACAGTCCGAGGGTGATATTTAACCGGACTACCACTGTGGCCGACACTGTCGCTTTTTGTACCGTGATGGAGTTTCACTTCCAGGGTCCTGTGATTAACCTTCGGCCTGACTCTGCCTGTTTTTACATGGAGACTATCTACAAGAATAATATCCAGCGATGGCCCGGGTACTATCTGGGAAACGGAGAATATGCGCTTCGGTATATTCCCAAGCAGGCTGAAGTGGTCAACTACCGCTTTACATCCGGCGTTGCTGGATTTGCATCCGGAGAAGGCCGCATCGTAGTGACCAACAACTGGCCGGGAAAACCTCATGCAACCGATTATCAGCTGGGTGCAAACTGGTTCACCGATAAGGCTGACTTGTCACTCTATGACGGAAAGATTCAGGGAGGAAAAACAATACTGAAATGGAGGAGCGATATTTTGTCCGATTGGGCAAAACGCTGGAGTTGGTTGGCAAAGTGATGATGCGAGAATCAGATAAAAGGCTTAATTTTGGGGCAAAATAGTCCTAAAAAGTATCGCAACGAAATTTAAACAGGCTCTTATCAAAACAGGATGATGAAAATAAGATTTGCAATTATAGCGGTGGTATTGATTCTAAGTATCGGTTCTCTTTCCGCTAAAAAAGCACCCGGATTTATTATCAAACACAATTGTGACACTATATTCGGAGAGGTAAATATTTCATTCTTTGATCCCTATTCGGGCGGATTTGTATTTTATGGAATAAATCTGGAGCCTTTTCAGTCGGTATTGTATTTTAGAGAAAAAAACAGTACTCGTTTTACGGCTTTCACACCAAAAGATATTGCGGGTTTCGGTTTTACTTACAAATCGGTAAACTATAGATTCAAGACATTATTGGTTGAATATAGAAGTATCATCAAGTCTGAAAGAAAAAGGCTTCGGTTTTTAAACCTGATTTACCAGGGACAGCTGGCTCTTTACAAAGAAATAGTAAGAAAAGAGAGTTATTTTACAACAGGCGCACCCAATAGACTGGTAGATTATTACGATTACTATTTGTACGATGACAAACACGGACTAAAAAGAGTCATCCCAACAAAAGAGTTTAGAACATTAAAAGATATGCTTCAATTCTATGGAATACATCCGAATTTCATAGAGATTCTTCCTTCAGATGCCCGGTTTAAAGATGTAAAGTATTTTCTTGAAGAGTACGATCTGTGGAAACGATGGCTCTATTATTATCTGTGACCTGTAATTCAGCAGTTAAACGAAGCAAGGCCAACCTTTTACCAGAGAAAAAGCTACTGCCATCCCTCCCGGAGTGAATTTAGAGAAAGAGGAGAGAAAAGAGGCAGGTTTGGGTTATATTTCGAAGCCCCAAACAGAGAAATGGAAATAGAATAAGAAGCTTTACAGAAAAAGTTTTGCGTTTTTTACTCACAATCAAGAGATTCATATCTCCTCATCCGAAAATCTCGTCTGGTACAATTTGAAAAACACAACGACCGCCCCTCTGTTAGTGGATGTATCAGGGACCACAGCACGATCAACTACCGCATAATCTTATCAGCACAAGACATTAGCGCACACATATACAGCCTCTTACAAACTTAATCCTGGCTAAATAATTCATTTAAGCATGGATGAGAAAAGTGCAAACTGTAAGGGTTTGTTTCCCTCCGAAATTGTGACGCTATTTTACAATAAACTACCTCGTATATTGCTACTAATCATACACTTCCCCTATCCACCCCTTCATTAATCGCGTGGTATAAAACAATAATTTTTGTAGTTTTGTAAAGTACGTGTACTTATTTTTCCAAGAACAACAAACGTAAAAACCGCAAAAATCTACCATGGATATTAAACGAAAAACATTGTCATTAGCGATTAGTTCTGCTATTTTGACAGGATTAGGATTACAGGGAAGTTACGCTACCACAAGAGCCGAAATGAATGGTACTACCCAAAGCGATACTACGCGAAGTATCTCCGCATACTTCACTCCGGCCACGACTACCAAAAAGGCTCCCGATGCGAAAGGATTCATTCGACGTTGGTTACTATTAGAGCCCATTAACAAACCCAACCGTAGCAATGCTGTTTTTACCGACAGCTACCTCAGAACGGCATTCTCAACCGAGTATTTTCCAAACCAGTTTACGGCTCTCCCCAAAGATGGAGATAAAGTAAAGGTCGGCGAACAGGAACTTGCATGGCACGCATTGGATAGTAAAAACTTCAATGTTAAATTGTTCCGTTTTGCCT
The Parabacteroides sp. FAFU027 DNA segment above includes these coding regions:
- a CDS encoding linear amide C-N hydrolase, with the protein product MKKSIFHFSILLIGVFVLNTFSSNACSAFMLKGKGYCTIGFNENWKTMPGIVVVNPRGIEKQSLSWNFLTAEIATSEKRIKWKSKYGSVSFNLLGIDMPCYGMNEKGLFIVELYLDKTFSTPDSTKASMFWAQWIQYQLDRYASVPELIANLDKAPVIDWWPTFPGSHFFVSDKKGNTAALEIIDGVFRVSTAKAMPIPVLCNKPYQQELQSLNKYQAFGGAEPFNLYSRKWDDRFEKAAHLLKSYDSSKMSPLTYSWNLLDSVKPGQWQFVADVLNEELYFRSNVGKAIKCLKLNQCDFSNKLSILYLDINSMSEGNVHSNLMPLTVSLNRNYVEQGFPVGYENAAFYKSRGYVNLKHAIDEYVRRTYRLKE
- a CDS encoding carboxymuconolactone decarboxylase family protein, which codes for MSRKKIYQEIEHMMGVVPSMFKTLPDSVLETEWQLFKKTQIEDAAIPAKYRELIGLGIAAAMKCQFCAYFHTQMAKLNGATDAEIENAVHIAKDSSGWSTYIHGMQIDFAQFKKEIDQACAHIREEMHLMRH
- a CDS encoding nucleoside hydrolase-like domain-containing protein, which codes for MTKHILLLLFVLSTMTLAAQQPVPVKPRILISTDIGGTDPDDNQSMAHLLMYSDRFHIEGLVSSPSYGNGSTKEILRMIGLYEKDLPQLRKHRNGLASPDYLRSVTRQGHRGNAPYIGYAEASEGSEWIIRCARKKSTQPLWILGWGGLEDLAQALHDAPDIQDKIRVYWIGGPNKKWSANSYAYIAANFPNIWFIEVNSSYYGFFSNNDSPDSIRSTNYYGHCIQARGYLGKDFKNYYKGEVKMGDTPSLLYMMDGNPSDPTRESWGGSFEKFTYSPRVIFNRTTTVADTVAFCTVMEFHFQGPVINLRPDSACFYMETIYKNNIQRWPGYYLGNGEYALRYIPKQAEVVNYRFTSGVAGFASGEGRIVVTNNWPGKPHATDYQLGANWFTDKADLSLYDGKIQGGKTILKWRSDILSDWAKRWSWLAK